In one window of Anaerobacillus alkaliphilus DNA:
- a CDS encoding ABC transporter ATP-binding protein gives MSTPEKATPLIEIKNLKKYYPVNKGFKDVFNRNKQFVKAIDDIDLTIEQGEILGIAGESGSGKTTTGEILVRLQDQTDGNILFNGKSMVNISKREEKKFRKEVQMIFQDPYETLNPKFTIYDTIAEPLRIHGLKNKDELREKVIEALETAELKPAVDYMYRYPHELSGGQRQRVAIARGIVLQPKILVADEPVSMLDVSIRAGILNLLRRLRKDMGLTMLYVSHDLSTIKYLCDRIAVMYLGKIVEIGPVDQVISNPQHPYTKTLISAVPVPDPDFERKRIEIDDEVPDQINLPIGCRFTPRCPFATEECFKCDHTLMEVGPNQWSACIYQSDELVFKKTN, from the coding sequence ATGAGTACACCGGAAAAGGCAACACCACTTATTGAAATTAAAAATCTGAAAAAATACTACCCTGTGAATAAGGGGTTTAAGGATGTTTTTAATCGAAACAAACAATTTGTGAAAGCGATAGATGATATTGATCTAACGATTGAGCAAGGTGAGATCCTAGGAATTGCAGGAGAGAGTGGTTCAGGGAAAACAACCACAGGTGAAATCCTTGTTCGCTTACAGGATCAAACTGACGGGAACATTCTTTTTAACGGTAAATCAATGGTCAATATTTCTAAGCGTGAAGAAAAGAAGTTTCGCAAAGAAGTTCAAATGATATTCCAGGATCCCTATGAAACGTTAAATCCCAAGTTTACCATCTATGATACGATCGCTGAACCATTACGAATCCATGGTTTAAAAAATAAAGATGAATTGAGAGAAAAAGTGATCGAAGCACTAGAAACAGCAGAGTTAAAACCAGCTGTCGATTACATGTACCGTTATCCCCACGAACTAAGTGGTGGACAGCGCCAACGTGTCGCCATTGCTAGAGGTATTGTACTCCAACCGAAAATCCTTGTGGCAGATGAGCCCGTCTCGATGCTTGACGTTTCTATTCGTGCCGGTATTCTTAATCTTTTACGGCGACTACGAAAAGATATGGGATTAACAATGCTCTATGTTTCTCATGATTTATCGACAATTAAGTATTTATGTGACCGAATTGCCGTGATGTATTTAGGAAAAATCGTAGAGATCGGCCCTGTTGATCAAGTAATCTCAAATCCACAGCATCCTTATACAAAGACATTGATCTCTGCTGTACCTGTTCCAGATCCAGATTTTGAGCGTAAACGGATTGAAATCGATGATGAAGTCCCAGATCAAATCAACTTACCAATAGGGTGCCGATTTACACCGAGATGTCCGTTTGCTACTGAGGAATGTTTCAAATGCGATCACACGCTAATGGAAGTAGGGCCAAATCAATGGAGCGCTTGTATCTACCAGTCTGATGAGTTGGTTTTTAAGAAAACGAACTAA
- a CDS encoding sensor histidine kinase, which produces MYNIQKPTENFYQLLFIPFVLISWLLLTGWIMSPYYDRVSEYVTRAVLLNDKGKLIVGAIILVLIYTVTEIMIFLAAITLGQKVQRLLGKGLSVLVVIFTVFGSYFILIATFDYTLALATPIVTLLTYLFLIYKMNIWKIKLGYQAILSGQLILMMQWLEMNPAFSHFGFGKSQYMQDVINASFQLEGAHILQLISWLIFIPFFITVCLTLTLIRINMIRNEELALSQKREEELQHMKISAIESRLNDEIHSLVHDLKTPLTTIRGLISLLQLQLQKQKIGSKMDDYINKIEGSIQQLNEMISEILYKDVKREIRLQELIDYTRANFIGLHNQQVSFTINEPDEIICINRIRLVRALINLIQNAIDATKDQVDGQIDIDFSYTNAYAKGIKSEGVIITIIDNGVGMSDNDRLRIWDVRYSTKGSSGLGLPFVKKVVNDHDGRIRIDSIKNEGTTFTLFVPKGSATVYGHENNFDH; this is translated from the coding sequence TTGTATAACATTCAAAAGCCAACTGAAAACTTCTACCAATTATTATTTATACCCTTCGTTTTAATTTCGTGGTTGCTTTTAACAGGCTGGATCATGTCTCCATATTATGACAGAGTTTCTGAATATGTAACAAGAGCTGTCCTATTGAATGACAAAGGGAAGTTAATCGTAGGTGCTATTATTCTCGTATTAATTTATACTGTGACAGAAATTATGATTTTTTTAGCTGCCATTACATTAGGACAAAAGGTTCAACGTTTGTTAGGAAAAGGACTGAGCGTTTTAGTGGTCATTTTCACTGTTTTTGGTTCATATTTTATCTTAATTGCCACGTTCGACTACACATTGGCCCTAGCCACACCTATTGTCACGCTACTAACTTATCTTTTTCTCATTTACAAAATGAACATTTGGAAAATAAAGCTTGGGTACCAGGCCATCTTGTCAGGACAATTAATTCTAATGATGCAATGGTTAGAGATGAATCCTGCGTTCAGTCATTTCGGATTTGGTAAAAGTCAATATATGCAAGATGTCATTAATGCCTCTTTTCAATTAGAAGGAGCTCATATCCTTCAACTAATCAGCTGGCTTATCTTTATTCCATTTTTTATTACGGTCTGTTTAACTCTAACACTCATTCGCATTAACATGATACGAAACGAAGAACTAGCTCTTAGTCAAAAGCGTGAAGAGGAACTACAACATATGAAAATCAGTGCAATAGAATCTAGACTAAATGATGAAATTCATAGTTTAGTTCATGATTTAAAAACACCGTTAACAACCATTCGCGGATTGATTTCCTTATTACAATTACAGCTTCAAAAACAAAAAATAGGCTCGAAAATGGATGACTATATTAATAAAATTGAAGGGTCGATACAACAACTAAATGAGATGATATCAGAAATTTTATACAAGGATGTCAAACGTGAAATACGTTTACAAGAATTAATTGATTATACGAGAGCGAATTTCATCGGACTTCACAACCAACAGGTTAGTTTTACAATCAATGAACCTGATGAAATTATCTGCATTAACCGGATCCGGTTAGTGAGAGCGTTAATTAATTTAATTCAAAATGCGATAGATGCAACAAAAGACCAGGTTGATGGTCAGATAGATATCGATTTTTCTTATACGAACGCTTATGCCAAAGGGATTAAAAGCGAAGGAGTAATTATCACCATCATAGACAATGGAGTAGGGATGAGTGATAATGACCGTCTGAGAATATGGGATGTTCGCTATAGTACAAAAGGATCGAGTGGATTAGGATTACCATTTGTAAAAAAAGTTGTGAATGACCATGATGGCAGAATTAGAATTGACAGTATCAAAAATGAGGGGACGACGTTTACTCTTTTTGTACCGAAGGGGAGTGCTACAGTATATGGACATGAAAACAATTTTGATCATTGA
- a CDS encoding response regulator, with protein sequence MDMKTILIIDDNEDIRYTLQEVCLFADYQPIVASNGKEGVQKFLEHQPDLILVDFHMPVMDGLITVRTIRQMDQATPIIVLTVDERQEIVEEFSQAGANDFALKPIKAPDIISRIKVHMRLAGLEMVLHKSDIQQSSSLASIPNNSATLSSVLEKAIVKGISKKTLYLIASYLSTQSVPQTIEVISNETGISYPTVHRYLNHLVEEGIVTIDNDYGKVGRPKNHYLWNNMYVNDMNLQQITKNA encoded by the coding sequence ATGGACATGAAAACAATTTTGATCATTGATGATAACGAAGACATCCGCTATACACTACAAGAGGTTTGCTTGTTTGCCGACTATCAACCGATTGTTGCAAGCAACGGCAAAGAAGGAGTTCAAAAATTTCTAGAGCATCAACCAGACCTCATTTTAGTAGACTTTCATATGCCTGTTATGGATGGTTTGATTACTGTTCGAACAATTAGACAAATGGATCAGGCGACGCCAATCATCGTTTTAACCGTTGATGAACGCCAGGAAATCGTCGAAGAGTTTAGTCAAGCCGGCGCGAACGATTTTGCCTTAAAACCAATCAAGGCCCCCGATATCATTTCCCGTATAAAAGTACATATGAGATTAGCAGGATTGGAAATGGTCTTACACAAAAGCGATATACAGCAGAGCTCTAGTTTAGCTAGTATTCCCAACAATTCAGCAACACTGTCGTCTGTGTTAGAAAAGGCAATCGTCAAAGGGATTTCCAAAAAAACTCTCTATTTGATTGCGTCGTACCTCTCTACTCAAAGTGTACCACAAACGATAGAAGTCATTAGTAATGAAACAGGCATTTCGTATCCTACAGTACACCGGTATTTAAACCATCTAGTAGAAGAAGGGATCGTCACCATCGACAATGATTATGGAAAAGTAGGTCGACCAAAAAACCATTATCTGTGGAACAACATGTACGTCAATGATATGAACCTGCAGCAGATTACTAAAAATGCTTAA